A window of Ictalurus furcatus strain D&B chromosome 4, Billie_1.0, whole genome shotgun sequence genomic DNA:
ttagggaagaattgattatatttagaagtggttcaattactcctggacaaatctgtttaaacaaacatgtaggtacgggatctagtatgcaagttgatgaattggctgaagagattaatgtagctagttcggtctctctaagcgaagcaaaatactctaaacattgatctgatattgctacattgtcatgtaatgggtttgttacagtactgtccggttttaatttaatggcctgtatttcacgtctaatattttcaaccttatcgatgaaaaatttcatgaaatcttcactgctatgtaatgattgagtgtttctctctgtagtggttttattcctagttaattttgctactgtgttgaaaaggaatctagaattgtttttgttgtctcctattaaggcggagaaatagatttttctagcatcgccaagagatttcctatatttcagtaggctctccttccatgctgtttgaaatatcaccagtttggtttgacgccatttacgttctaattgtcgagttgtctgttttaaggttcgcgtttgatcgttataccagggtgctaatttttttctctaattattttccttttgagtggagccactctatctagcgtgtagcggagtgttgactccaagctttcagtcgcctgatcgagttctatgtgatctgatggtgatccaaatctaattgatgtttctgcgaggttatttatgaagctcggtgcagtagctgatgtgtaggtacgttttatgcggtagcgaggcgaggtggaaatattatgatcaattcgtattatgaacgagataagataatggtctgagacaacttcagactgcggaagaatgataatattttctatacttagtccgtatgttagtatgaggtcaagagtgtgaccaccattatgagtaggcccgattacgttctgattaatccctactgaatctaagatggacacaaccgctaatcttagagggtcttccaggttatcaaaatgaatattaaagtctccgacgattaatgctttatctacagacacaaccaggtttgagacaaagtctgcaaattcactaagaaattcagtatatggccctgggggtctgtaaataataattagaggaattgacttattttttgtggctacataacttatactggtataaagaatttcaaaagaattaaatttatgcttaggtttttgtgtgacgactagatttttactatggatgagaccaacacctcctcctctaccagttgaacgaggctgatgtacataactgtatccaggaggactggcttcatttaatgctatgtactcgtttggtttaatccaagtttctgttaaacacattaaattacattcctgatcagtaatgatgtcgttaacaataagagccttagacgcaagagatctaatgtttaatagtcctagcttcagatcaaaagtgctggctgtgcattcaatatgatttaattttatgttaattaggttacgaagatagactttccgagattttctatatatttgtatagctcggggaacagacacagtctctatagtatgtactaccggtgccggatttttaattgaacattgattatactgaatgttgttattattggaagatgtacttacgctaggcagtcacttggagtgtagcgccttggaaATGTTGTCTGAtagcagttccgctccaaggctgctggggtgcaggccatcaggacgaaacaacctaggacgctcccagaacagatatcagttattgacaaacaccagattctgctcattacaccaagagactaaccaatcatttaatgctagaagtctactgaacttttctgctccacgtctgtatgtgggaagaggtccagagacgatgatcttcgcggtgggtgatctgcctcgtaccgtctctatcaggctggagaagtccctcttcagaacctccgtctgccgcagcctggtgtcgttcgtccccgcgtgcagcacaaccgctccaatgcgctcgtccttcttcaggatcccggatacctgcgcagcgacatcaaggacacaagcaccagaaaaacagtgtgtgcgcaccttacctttagatgaggctacacggacgttccgcacaatggagtccccgacgatcacagcgttgggtctggtctggcggagaggggcgaagcggttcctggttggaatctcgaacaccggaggtggagagggtccagcccgcgccttccgccgctggttcacccaaggcccgaggtgtgttggcgccggcgtgacggagaccacggctgggaaagtcctaggtgcacggtccctgcacagagaaacacacggcgtagaggggctgggagtggaaataccacgctgtgtgcttaccttggatatgtgggcagaggcacaagatgtttccagcgcagtttgtcgctccagcagctgggcctgcttgtcgagtaggccgcggatctgcttctccacatcctccagttccagccgcaccatgtgaagctcgagcgagtcctcatctgcactcaaaaccggagagacagcagacatgtttgtttttttttttttttaaacagaacagcggtaagtgagaaatgtgaaacgtaaacaaggctagcggtaggtgatgctagcgggctacgggctacaagctagtcgcggatgttaaaaaaaaagcaaaaaaaaaaaccagatcaaatttagcgacagcgcaacgttacgattgttttatctaaagtagtgtcagttatatttatataacgtaaggtaaataattttacagtatagagattagaagaaattaatgtaataGCGTTAGCTCGAAGGGTGCTGCTTCCTCAGTCACACTTCAGGTTGCCAGATCAGCTTATACTTCACAAGCTTTGCccaaattttcttttttatgagaTCTTCTTTGGATCTCATGGTGACTTGTGGTTACAGGCTGAGGAGGTGGAATGAAACAAATTACATCCTCAAATTCATACCAGATCATGTCTTCTCTGGTGGGCCAGAAGAATCAGTTCTCTCCCACAGGGTGCATGCATTTCACTTTTACCTGAACCTCATCAATGCGGGTAATGATGCCTGGGTAGAAGTCTACATCAAATTGTACAACACACCAATTTTGAATGATTTCTGGGCCCCATTCAGTCTCTCTGATGTTGATGTGCTTGGTGAGTTGAAGCTGAATGCCTTTGTGTTATAGCATGTGCACTGTAGAATCTTGTGTACAGTGCACATGCAGCTAACATCATCTGCCCAGGAGAGGTAGTGACAACCTGGTGTATTCTCATAGTTGATGGGACTTGGGGGATGCTGCCTGGCATGCCCTTCATTGCCCTGTCAATGGATGCTTCACGTATGTAGAACAGTTTAAGAGTGGTGCCTGTGTGCAACAAGGCCTCAAACAGATCCATTGCATTGTGAATGTTGCGGCCGTGGCTTACTAACCGATCTGTACTCCTCTTCAGAACACCTCTAACCCCATCTGGCGCCCCTTTCCCATGGCTGGCCTCAAAGAAATTCCACAGTCCAGCTTGGAATCCCTTTTTGTAGAGGAGGGAGGTGAAGTGGTAGAATTTCCCCTTCTGGCGGTACTGTGTACAAGGTACATCACTGAGGAAATGGACAACTGTGACAGCAGGGAAGAGGTTCTCGACATAGGACAGAATGGGACTTAGATGTTCCCATATGGCTGGAGGCCCGTGTAGTCATGATGGTGAGCTGCTGCTGAAGCACACTGGCTCAGCATCTGGTCCTACATATAAAATTCCAGTATGCAACGTTGCTTGCTTTTGGGATGCACCAAAGTGCACTGCCTGGATCTCagatacatatttacatatgtaaTTCTCAGATAAGTCCAAATGCATGATACATTCGTTCTTAGTTTTCACTGTCTTCTTGAAAGTTGTTTCAGTGTTGTCCTTTGTTTGTCCTTTTGTGTCTCTGACCCACTGCATGTATTCCACCCGGGTGGAGCCTTCATACTCCCAGAGCAATGGTAAATCCTTGTCTTTGCAGTTCCCACAGTCATTATACATGCACTCTTTGCTGGTTTGGGCACAACAGATCTCTGACATCAATGTTTCCAGTTCAGTGGTGCTGAGCAACTTCAGGCTGTAAAGCTTTTGAGCTACAAAGTCCAAGTTCTCATGTAATTTACACAAGCACGTTTCCCTAGCAGAAGCATTGGGTGCACTACCCAGTAGGGCCGAAGTCTGCAAAACAGAGAATAGGAAACTGATTTTTTGGGATTATCTGCCAAGTATTTCTTGTGCAGTTTCTTCAGGGTGTCCACAAGGAAGCTCTTTTGCATCCTGGTCTTGACTTCTGTTACAGTCTTCTTTTTCCCTGTTGTCACGTGGCTTACATTGTCTCTGGTGCAAAAGGCTCTTACATTGTTTTTGAATTCCTTTTCCATTTGGACACATTTCTTTCTTGAGAAGGAGTATGGATTCCCTCCTACTGACTTCCATTGCCTTCGGATAAAGTCAAGGGTATTTTGGGCATATTTCTGTAGCCTGTATTTCTTCACAATATTCCCTGTCACTAGGTTACTGATCGGTCTTCTTTCCTGACTTTTTCCTGCTTGTTGAATGTGTTGATGTAGGTCTCTGATCAATGTTTCATCAAACAGGGATTTCCTTGCAGTTGGAGTGTTTCTTAGCCTCACATATTGCACTTTTGTTGCTGGAGACCCTGACCTCAACAGTATCCTTTGGAACCTTTTTTTATGtagctctttttctcttttttcagctGCTAAGGCCTCATGTAGCTCTTTCACTTTGGCCTGgagcttctttctctctttcttggaATGCTTTCGCCCCTCTAGCTTTTGCctgcatcatacacacacatactatcaCACAATGATTATCACACAGCGTACTGAACGAATGACTCAAATCCGAAGACTTGAGatgtgaactaatcatttctgtttctgggattgcatggtgcattgcctatGGGGCGGTCACCTAAGAACGAACGACTTGAACCCAAAGATTCGAGACGTGagctaatcatttctgtttccgttattgcatggtgcattgcctaCGTGGTGGTCACCGGAAGAACGAATGACTCgatttactgtttactgtagAGAACCTATAGGAATGTTGCAGCGCATGCGCAATCAAAAGCAAAGATAAGATAAgagataagataaactttattgtttatctaACTTATCTAAGTGtttaactttattgtttatattgtttatcacactggggaaattccctcgttacagcagctcaattacacaaaaacagataggaaagaatacacattaaataggaatagaattagGAAAAtctctaaaaaaatatatacaataggaatagaaaaataagaataaaagtagtaaaaataataataatggtaatgtgTACACTATGAACATTGTACattgtatgtacagatgaatacaaatatgaatgtATACAGATGAGTATCACCTTGTTTATAAACAGAAAAgtgataaatggattattgcacagttaacaatagagggtgagcaacaaataataataaatgaataaatgttcatattgcagAATTATTGTGAATGTGTAGGTTGATGATGCAAAACAGCTAGCAATGCTACATTATGTTGCTTTTTGTATTAAATAGTCTGTctgctgtagggatgaaggacctgcggtagagctctttcttgcactgagggtgcagcagtctgctgctgaaggagctgctcagggaccaCAATGACTCATACAGGGGGTGAGAGGAATTTCCCATGATAGACACCAGCttagctaacatcctcctctcccccaccacctctatgctgtccagagggaagaccaggacagagctagccctcttaaccagtttgttaagatgtttcctgtccctctctgtgctcccaACTCCCCAGGAAACTACTGCATGGAAGATAGCAGATGCTACCACAGTGTCATAGAAATATTTTAGCAgggtcctgcacacaccaaaagacctcagtctcctcagcaGATGGAGATGACTTTGGCTCTTTTTATTCAGGACATCTGTGTTTAtggaccagtccagtttattgttgaaGTGAACACCCAGGAATTTATATGTCTCCACCCTCTCGATGTCAACACCCTGGATGCTCACCGGCGTAGACCAGGGTGGCCTCCTGTGGAGGTTGACTACAATCTCCTTTGTATTGCGGGCATTGAGGCAGATGTGGTTTAATTCACACCAATTGACAAAGTCAGCAATGACCTCCTGGAATTTCTGATCGTTCTCCTCTGATACTCATCCAACAGTGACCGTATCATCAAAGTACTTCTGCATGTGGCAACTGCTAGTGTTATAACTGAAGTCCACTGTATACAGGGTGAAGAGAAAGGGAGCGAGCACTGTACCCTGTAGTGCTCCCGTGCTGCTAACCACCACATCAGACATACAGTCCTGGAGCCTCACATACTGTGGACTGTCAGTGAGATAGTTGATGATCCATGCAGCCAGATGGCGGTCAACTCCAGCTCCCAAAAGCTTCCCCCTAAGTAATGATGGCTGAAATTTATTGAAAgcactggaaaaataaaaaaaacatgatcctCACAATGCTCCCAGTATTCTCCAGGTGTAGAAGTGATCTGTGCATCAGATAAATAATGATGTCATCAACCCCAATGCCTGGTCGGTAAGCGAACTGTAGGGGGTCTAGCTCTGAGCTCACTAGGGTTCACAGCTGTTGCAGTACAATCCTCTCCATGGACTTCATCAGGTGTGAAGTTAAGGCTACCAGTCTGAAGTGGTTGGGCTCCCTAGGATGTACAATTTTGAGTACTGGAACCACACAGGAAGTCTTCCACAGTACTCAAACTCGCACCAGTCTCAGGCTCAGGTTAACGATGACCTCACTGAGCTGATCTGCACAGTCTTTAAGCAGTCTGGAGCTGATTCCATCTGGGCCTGGGATCTTTCCTACCTTGATCTTCTTTAGCTCCTCCTTCACCTGATTGACTGTCAGAGAGATACTGCAGGGGGAAGTTATTGATGATCCTTGATGAGTGGTATGGGGGAGGGGTGTGAAATCTCCTTGagtggagaggtgtgaactGTGTGATGCTGATATTTCAGAAGCTCTGAGGTGTGAGTTGGATGATGCCGATATTCCTGAAGCCctgagggaggaggagggggtgcCTAATGTCAAAAAAGGGAAAGGTTGAGTCACTGACAGGTCTGAGGTCTGGTAGAAGGAGGGAGGAAATGGAGCCAaatcaaatctattaaaaaacaaatttaatCATTTGCCCTGTCACAGTCGCTGAATATAAGGCCCCTCCCACTGTTTTTGTTCTGACCTGAGATTGTTTTCAGTCCTCTCCAGACCTCCCTCATGTTGTTCTGTTGAAGGCACTATGGacgcaccgaatgttcggcaactgaaattattaattaataagtgaaaaggcagaataaatttgaccgaacaatgacgtgtttgatgacgcgcccaaaaagcctagcaaccagagtgagatgcacgaatgtcacgacctcaaTGAGGGGGCGTgcacatgcacgagctacgtgcacgagctacgtgctctttgGATGTTGACGgaagtttactgtggacacgtgtgtttgttttgtttctgttctggagtattctgtcacgttgcgagatgtaagggagtagagtacatatttatttaagagcatgcagacaaatccaaattgtaatCCAAAAAGGGTAGTCAAAacagggtcgggcgatcggcaaacaggcataaatggggcaaagcaggaatcagagtcgcggtcacagaaaacaggttcaaaacacaaaacaagtcaCATGAACTaatactatggactgggagcggaaaaaacAGTGGgtactaaatgaactaatctatagattaaactaactaaatctttcaaggaacataacattaacaacatatctaactatactatatctactgtaatactccacgaggtgtacagggacgcgagcggtatatatccccaatataatcagccatatATAACCAAATAGATCAATTTTTTGCATTCTTGTCaaagcactttttaatgcattttttgttgtaggctacagagtgttccattctttcagcagtctaacataggctattcaaggggggctcaaagatgaccatgTCACGTCTCGAGACGTAACGAAAATAGggcggatgcaattgcagtttgacagttttattaatgagagacacaggcaggtaaatccaaatcgtaatccacaaacgtaatccagaaacatgcaaaggtcaggcaATCGGTAAACAgacataaactgggcaaggcaggaatcaatgtcgtggtcacggaaaacagggtcgagaaacaaaacaagaaacataaacaatagcGGGAACTGggaaaccagcgtggactaaatgaactaatctaaacATGGAACCTAACATGGACAATAACTAAGACTATGACTGTAGTaactatcgtaaggactctaaactaatctaatctaatctaatattctgcgccgtgtgctgggaggagCGCGGTATATGTACAAACCTAATCAGCGTCAATTGCTGATGGTtgacaccaatctagacacacataaaacaacagccaatgacagaacagggaggagacataacagaaacataccAAAGCATGTgtccaatgtacacaatgtcacAATTGTCAACAAACGagaagcaggtgctcgcgcaccttgctcgtgcacgcgtgCCCACATGCTCtgcagcgcgctgcttaaaggggaaaccgtgacataACCCCCCCAAGGGCGCTCCTCCTGGAGCGCCATGAAACATCCACCTCTATTGGTGGTCCCagccccctgggcagaatgtccccagctgaggaagctgtcccgctgccctgtcctgctcaGGAAGCTATCCTGCTGCCCTGTCCTACTGAGGAAGCTATTCTGCTGCCTtatcctgctgaggaagctatcctgttgccctgtcctgctgaggaagctatcctgctgccctgttctgctgaggaagctatcctgctgccctgtcctgctgaggaagctgtcccgctgccctgtcctgctgaggaatctatcctgctgccctgtcctgcagaggaagttgtcccgctgtcctgccacGCAGACGTCGCGCAGCTTTCCTGcaccgccgaggacgtcgctccgctttcctgctccgccaagGATGTCCCTCTGCTgtcctgcactgctgagtacgtccctctgctttcctgcactgctgagtacgTCCCTCTGCTTTGTTGCACTGCTGACTatgtcgctctgtttccctgctccaccgaggacgtcgctctgctttcctgctccaccAACGACGTTGCTCCACTtacctgctccgccgaggacgttgctccgctttcctgttcaaCCAAGGATGTCACCCCGCTTTCccgttcagccgaggacgtcgctccactttCCTGTTCTGCCGAGGACGTTGATCTGCTTTTTCATTGCGCTAAGAACGCTGCacagtctcctggttcagctgaggacattttgcccagggggccgggacTGCCAATAGAGAGGGATGTTTCATGGTGCTCCAGGAGGAGTGCCTTTTGGGGGAGGACTAcattgattcctgccttgcccagtttatgtcTGTTTACTGACCGCCTGACCTTTGCatctggattacgtttgtggattacgatttggatttacctgcctgtgtctctcattaataaaactgtcaaactgcaattgcatccgtcctatcttcgTTACGTCTTGAGTCGTGAcagaccacatcaaaatatttttattttactaatttatttatttaaagttatattgtgccttgttggtagcctatgcctgctggaatgaaaaaaaactaatgttcagtgttaaataaaaattttgaaattgttatttttgtaattgattttttctttgaaaagcaagacaaaatagtaaaaagcatattttgactatttaatttaagcaatggtgaaaaaaatggcaaaataaatggaaaaaacgcaaaaaaaacgtgttcggtattcggcctttggcttcggccaagaattttcatttcagtgtatCCCTAGAAGGCACTCCTCCAACTTTTTTCTGTAtctgtcttttcctttccttatctCCCCTCTGAGCTATTTTTGAACGCTCCTCAGCTCTTCTTTGTCCCCCAATCCGAACAGTCTCTTTATTTCCTTTAGCAGGGCTTTGAGCTCAGGAGTCACCAAGGGTTTGTTGTTGGAAAAACACCGAACCTTCTTCTTAGGCACGGTGTTCTCCACACAGAAGTTAATGTAGTCTGTTACACTGTGAGTGAGACTGCCACTGTTCTCCCATTGCGAACTACAAAGCATTTCCCAGTCCCTAGACTCAAAACAGTCTCTTTGTGCTTCACTGGTCTCCTCAGTCCATTTTCTCACATACCTTGTGATTGGAGGATGTTTATTCACcaaatgtatgaatgtagacAGGCAGCAGATCGACCAGGTTGTGATCTGAGCAGTCAAGCAGGGGAAGGGGTGAAGAGTTGTATGCATCTTTTGTGTTTGCATACAGCAGATCCAATGTTTTATTGCCCCTAGTGTGGCATTTACCATACTGTGTGAAGGTGGGGAGAGTTGAGGACAGGGAAGCATGATTAAAGTCGCCGGAGATGAGAAGGAGGGACTGTGGGTGCTATGTCTGCAGCTGTGACACAACAATGTGTAGTagctcaggggttcccaaacttttccagggcaaggccccccaaatagcattaacatttgaccgaggccccccttttgcaagatttctttaaaacacattaaaaatacagacttctgaatatatatcccttttttattaataattacatcttacatctttacattacattacattaggaattgattgtgtgtgtgtgtgtggttgtctgagagtgagaaagagaaaacatactagtgggagggatgggcacaccaaatttttgaggccccccgggtgccccctggtggcccccaaggggggagcggcccccactttgaaaaccactgtagtAGCTCACATGCCGCTGTAGCATCAGCTGATTGGGGGGATGTAGACAGTTATTGCGATGACGTGCAAGAACTCCCTTGGCAGGTAATATGGCTGCATGCTAACCACTAGCAACTCAACATCCTTAGTGCACCGCTGCTCTTTAACCCTGATATGCCCAGGTTTATACCACCTCTCATTCACAAACATCACTATTCCCCCACCCTTCCTCTTACCGCTCTCTTTTACTCAGCTGTCCGCTCTCACAAGTTGAAATCCATCCAGTGTAACCAGTGAATCCATACTGAGATCGTTCAACCATGTCTCAATGAAGCGCATGATGCTACACTCCTGGTACTCCCTCTGCAGCCTGGTTAATGCCGTTAGCTCTTCCATCTTATTGGAGAGAGATCTCACATTAGCCCATAATAATGGACGGAATGAATGGTTTGTattgtctttttctctcccagCATTTAAGTCCAGCTCTGCTTCCCCTTGTCCTTCTCCTAGTTTCCTCTGGGATCACCGGTCTTTCTGTAAGAAGTATCCTGTTGTTGCTCCATGCTAACAGCTGCTCCCTAATGTAAACAATAGAGCCGTGGCTGAATGGGTCTCCTAGTGCAGAGCGGTAGAGtccaacaaacagaaaaataaatatttctaacaTCCACAATTGTGCATCCATATCTGCATACACAACGACGAAGATTAGTgtagaaaaaaatcacaaagaaagcacaaaaaacaaggGAAATATACTAAACTTAACCAAAAAAgatcagagctgctgctacagGCTGCCACTCGCACGGCGACCTAAGTTCAAGAACGAATCACTGTCTGAGACAACTcattgttcccgagtcatattaattagttcaaaatgaacgaatcattcatgaatgacacatcactaGTTCTCACCAACAGCACTGGTTCTTACCGAAGGTGAAATTGCTTTCTGTCTTGAACGATATTGCTGCAGGCTAGTAAAATTatcatcatattttatttactgtcgATATGCAACCAGCGataggtgtttgtttttttttcgctCTAACAGTCAGGCTGCGTGGTTCGTTGGGAAGTGCAGTTTAGACCATGTTTAGGTTCTCTAATATGACATTAGAGGTAGCAGTATAAAGTTAAAATGATGTCAATAAGATTTGCATGCATGGAAATCAGGTTTCacgtgtaagaaaaaaaaaagatttgcagCATTTTACTGTTTTTCGTAAGTGTATTTCATGTGTTGTGAAACTGGAGCTTCATGTTAAcgtaaaataaatatgatctgTATTTTCTGTCCCTCTTGTtcctgtttgtgtgagtgtgcatgatTGTTACGGCTTCCAGTGCAGTACACTTCTGGCACTATTCGTGTTTCCTTTCCATTATTGCGAATATTTTTCCTCGTTGCACTGTTCTGTGCTCATCGTATGTTTTTAATCTCATGTTCCAGCTACTCCTCACACTGCCTGTCTGCTCACTTCCCAATATCATGCCTCCCCTGTGGTGCATTGGCTGAGCATTTGACCCTCATGTGGCAGAcctgagtttgaatcctgacctTGACTACTCTATTAAACTAACCTTTCtcacattctttaataaaacctGTTTTTGCCTCGGattctggtgtt
This region includes:
- the LOC128606803 gene encoding uncharacterized protein LOC128606803 isoform X1, yielding MSAVSPVLSADEDSLELHMVRLELEDVEKQIRGLLDKQAQLLERQTALETSCASAHISKVSTQRGISTPSPSTPCVSLCRDRAPRTFPAVVSVTPAPTHLGPWVNQRRKARAGPSPPPVFEIPTRNRFAPLRQTRPNAVIVGDSIVRNVRVASSKGKVRTHCFSGACVLDVAAQVSGILKKDERIGAVVLHAGTNDTRLRQTEVLKRDFSSLIETVRGRSPTAKIIVSGPLPTYRRGAEKLFRPDGLHPSSLGAELLSDNISKALHSK
- the LOC128606803 gene encoding uncharacterized protein LOC128606803 isoform X2, with product MSAVSPVLSADEDSLELHMVRLELEDVEKQIRGLLDKQAQLLERQTALETSCASAHISKVSTQRGISTPSPSTPCVSLCRDRAPRTFPAVVSVTPAPTHLGPWVNQRRKARAGPSPPPVFEIPTRNRFAPLRQTRPNAVIVGDSIVRNVRVASSKGKVRTHCFSGACVLDVAAQVSGILKKDERIGAVVLHAGTNDTRLRQTEVLKRDFSSLIETVVSS